One region of Pagrus major chromosome 7, Pma_NU_1.0 genomic DNA includes:
- the kcng1 gene encoding potassium voltage-gated channel subfamily G member 1, producing the protein MTLLAGDGSDYDYSALSCASDNSFNAPPLQEEEAQKGAFYKRAQRAPDLSTIHDDTPLSSSRKLHAIINVGGMRYKLPWTTLEDFPLSRLGQLHLCSSFDEIMSICDDYDVTHNEYFFDRSPCAFRTILTFLRAGKLRSLREMCALSFREELLYWGVPEESLEWCCRRRLLQRVEEFEAMERAEEEEELVEDLLDSDSGHKDHAAESRINRCMGKLRDMVERPHSGLPGKIFACLSVLFVTITAVNLSISTMPAMREEEEAGTCSQMCYNIFIVETVCVAWFSLEFTLRFIQDRSKLTFLRQPLNLIDVVAILPYYITLVVDSTSKGEKRLGSGNSYLDKVGLVLRVLRALRILYVMRLARHSLGLQTLGLTARRCTREFGLLLLFLCVAIALYSPLLYLIENEMAATQEFTSIPATYWWAVITMTTVGYGDMVPRSIPGQVVALSSILSGILLMAFPVTSIFHTFSRSYLELKQEQQRVLQRRTHFLLRSRMAALGSNLSLESDMLFNIGSDSRDLDD; encoded by the exons ATGACCCTGTTGGCGGGTGATGGCTCCGACTATGACTACAGTGCCCTGAGCTGTGCCTCCGATAACTCCTTCAACGCACCTCCCCTGCAAGAGGAGGAGGCTCAAAAGGGAGCCTTCTACAAGAGGGCACAGCGGGCCCCTGACCTCAGCACCATCCATGATGACACACCGCTGTCCAGCTCCCGGAAACTCCACGCCATCATCAATGTGGGTGGCATGCGATACAAGTTGCCCTGGACCACCTTGGAGGACTTCCCCCTGTCTCGGCTGGGCCAGCTGCACCTCTGCAGCAGCTTTGACGAGATCATGAGTATCTGTGACGACTATGATGTCACACACAATGAGTACTTCTTCGACCGCAGCCCCTGTGCCTTCCGTACCATCCTGACCTTCCTGCGGGCGGGCAAGCTGCGGTCCCTCAGGGAGATGTGCGCCCTCTCCTTCAGGGAGGAGCTGCTCTACTGGGGGGTCCCCGAGGAGAGCCTGGAGTGGTGCTGTCGCCGGCGTCTCTTGCAACGCGTGGAGGAGTTTGAAGCAATGGAgagggcggaggaggaggaggaactcgTGGAGGATCTGTTGGATTCAGACAGCGGCCACAAGGATCATGCAGCAGAGTCCAGAATCAACCGGTGCATGGGCAAGTTAAGAGACATGGTGGAGAGGCCTCACTCAGGCCTCCCGGGGAAGATCTTTGCTTGCTTATCAGTGTTGTTCGTCACCATCACTGCTGTCAACCTATCAATCAGCACCATGCCTGCCatgagggaagaggaggaggcg GGCACATGTTCCCAGATGTGCTACAACATCTTCATAGTGGAGACGGTGTGCGTGGCCTGGTTCTCTCTGGAGTTCACCCTGCGCTTCATTCAAGACCGCAGCAAGCTGACCTTCCTCAGGCAGCCCCTCAACCTGATAGACGTGGTGGCCATCCTACCATACTACATCACCCTGGTGGTGGACAGCACCTCCAAAGGGGAGAAGCGGCTGGGCTCTGGCAACAGCTACCTGGACAAAGTGGGCTTGGTGCTGCGCGTCCTCAGAGCCCTGCGTATCCTCTATGTGATGCGTCTGGCTCGCCATTCCCTGGGCCTGCAGACTCTTGGCCTGACAGCACGCCGCTGCACACGAGAGTTCGgactgctcctcctcttcctgtgtgtgGCCATcgcactgtattcccccttgCTGTACTTGATAGAGAATGAAATGGCCGCCACGCAGGAGTTCACCAGCATCCCTGCCACCTACTGGTGGGCTGTCATCACCATGACGACAGTGGGATACGGGGACATGGTGCCAAGGAGCATCCCGGGCCAGGTGGTGGCTCTGAGCAGCATCCTGAGTGGGATCCTCCTCATGGCCTTCCCCGTCACCTCCATCTTTCACACCTTCTCGCGGTCCTACTTGGAGCTgaagcaggagcagcagagggtACTGCAGAGGAGGACACACTTCCTGCTGCGGAGCCGCATGGCCGCCCTGGGCAGCAACCTCTCCTTAGAGAGCGATATGCTCTTCAACATAGGGTCTGACTCCAGAGACTTGGACGACTGA